A region of Micromonospora sp. WMMD882 DNA encodes the following proteins:
- the dacB gene encoding D-alanyl-D-alanine carboxypeptidase/D-alanyl-D-alanine-endopeptidase, giving the protein MLVALAGVLLVIAGAGLVVVRPGPVAGWLGDDDTGRAAPRPSEPAPVPVLAGPSTAVPVPTPAGLAAALDPLLRAAALGSRVNVSVTDVGTGQELYGRGADDATVPASVTKLVTGVTVLAARGPAYRIATRAVAGAAPGEVVIVGGGDPTLAVDGNGYYPGAARLDDLAGQVRQALGGVAPTRVTVDSTLFPGPVFEPGWDADIPTGGYGGAVTALMTDGARRDPDAGPKAAARFPDPDLAAGRAFARLLGVPADAKVTRGAAPAGAAGASPGAAPAPGVELGRVESPPMIRLVDMMISHSDNLVAEALARQVALARDKPGSFVGAGAAMDQVAAELGLPADELALADGSGLSRANRISPSLLTDLIALAGDGRRPELAGIFGGLPVGGWSGTLDDRYTAAATRAGAGMVRAKTGTLTGVHAIAGLVTTVDGRLLSFAVLTDRAPAGSPDPARLALDRIGATLATCGCR; this is encoded by the coding sequence CTGCTGGTCGCCCTGGCCGGCGTGCTGCTGGTGATCGCGGGCGCCGGGCTGGTGGTGGTCCGGCCCGGCCCGGTCGCCGGCTGGCTCGGCGACGACGACACCGGCCGCGCCGCCCCCCGACCGTCGGAGCCCGCGCCCGTGCCGGTGCTGGCCGGGCCGTCCACGGCGGTTCCCGTGCCCACCCCCGCCGGCCTGGCCGCCGCCCTGGACCCACTGCTGCGGGCGGCCGCCCTGGGCAGCCGGGTCAACGTCTCGGTGACCGACGTCGGCACCGGTCAGGAGCTGTACGGCCGGGGCGCGGACGACGCCACCGTCCCGGCCTCGGTCACCAAGCTGGTCACCGGGGTGACCGTGCTGGCCGCGCGCGGCCCGGCGTACCGGATCGCCACCCGGGCGGTGGCCGGGGCGGCCCCCGGCGAGGTGGTGATCGTCGGTGGCGGTGACCCGACGCTGGCCGTCGACGGCAACGGCTACTACCCCGGCGCGGCCCGCCTGGACGACCTCGCCGGGCAGGTCCGGCAGGCGCTCGGCGGGGTGGCCCCGACCAGGGTGACGGTCGACTCCACGCTCTTCCCCGGCCCGGTCTTCGAGCCCGGCTGGGACGCCGACATCCCCACCGGCGGGTACGGCGGCGCGGTCACCGCGCTGATGACCGACGGCGCCCGGCGGGACCCGGACGCCGGCCCGAAGGCGGCGGCCCGTTTCCCGGACCCCGACCTGGCGGCCGGGCGGGCGTTCGCCCGGCTGCTCGGCGTGCCGGCGGACGCCAAGGTGACCCGGGGCGCCGCCCCGGCCGGCGCCGCCGGCGCCAGCCCCGGCGCGGCCCCCGCCCCCGGCGTCGAGCTGGGTCGGGTGGAGTCGCCGCCGATGATCCGACTGGTCGACATGATGATCAGCCACAGCGACAACCTGGTCGCCGAGGCGCTGGCCCGGCAGGTGGCGCTGGCCCGCGACAAACCCGGGTCGTTCGTCGGCGCGGGGGCCGCGATGGACCAGGTGGCGGCCGAGCTGGGGCTGCCCGCCGACGAGCTGGCCCTGGCCGACGGCAGCGGGCTGTCCCGCGCCAACCGGATCAGCCCGTCCCTGCTCACCGACCTGATCGCGCTCGCCGGTGACGGCCGGCGTCCGGAGCTGGCCGGGATCTTCGGCGGGCTGCCGGTCGGCGGCTGGTCCGGCACCCTCGACGACCGGTACACGGCGGCGGCGACCCGGGCCGGCGCCGGCATGGTCCGGGCCAAGACCGGAACCCTGACCGGCGTGCACGCCATCGCCGGGTTGGTCACCACGGTCGACGGCCGGCTGTTGAGCTTCGCCGTCCTCACCGACCGCGCGCCGGCCGGCTCGCCCGACCCCGCCCGGCTGGCGCTCGACCGGATCGGCGCGACCCTCGCCACCTGCGGCTGCCGCTGA
- the ftsH gene encoding ATP-dependent zinc metalloprotease FtsH: MERTRFFRRPVVWIILVIAGAILLSQLFTGGPSYHRVDTSVALDRLNTAQIEKVVFQDKEQTLRIDLKDEAEFGDTTTDKIEAQFPYEVGDQVWDQAQAAKAANRVSGPVDTEVSSDSVLVTLLVNLLPIALLVLLLLFFMSQMQGGGSRVLNFGKSKAKMITKDTPKTTFADVAGSEEAVEELHEIKDFLQNPAKYQALGAKIPKGVLLFGPPGTGKTLLARAVAGEAGVPFYSISGSDFVEMFVGVGASRVRDLFEQAKANAPAIVFVDEIDAVGRHRGAGMGGGHDEREQTLNQLLVEMDGFDTKGGVILIAATNRPDILDPALLRPGRFDRQIPVDAPDMEGRKAILRVHAKGKPFAPDVDLDSVARRTPGFSGADLANVINEAALLTARKDERAITNDSLEESIDRVVAGPQRRTRVMGDQEKKITAYHEGGHALVAWALPHAAPVHKVTILSRGRSLGHTLVLPTEDKYTQTRAEMIDTLAYALGGRAAEELVFHEPTTGAGNDIEKATQLARAMITQYGMSSKLGAIKYGTSGDEPFLGRNMGHERDYSDSVAAEIDSEMRALIELAHDEAWEILVEYRDVLDNMVLELIEKETLSTADMARICARVVKRPPMAPYNGFGKRQPSTEPPVLTPAEKDALKAQAQADGAQAAVGGGSANHSDGTH, translated from the coding sequence ATGGAACGTACGCGTTTCTTCCGCCGCCCGGTGGTCTGGATCATCCTGGTGATCGCCGGCGCGATTCTGCTCAGCCAGCTGTTCACCGGCGGGCCGAGCTACCACAGGGTCGACACGTCGGTCGCGCTCGACCGGCTCAACACCGCCCAGATCGAGAAGGTGGTCTTCCAGGACAAGGAGCAGACGCTCCGGATCGACCTGAAGGACGAAGCCGAGTTCGGCGACACCACCACCGACAAGATCGAGGCGCAGTTCCCGTACGAGGTCGGCGACCAGGTCTGGGACCAGGCGCAGGCGGCCAAGGCGGCCAACCGGGTCTCCGGCCCGGTGGACACCGAGGTCTCCTCGGACAGCGTCCTGGTCACCCTGCTGGTCAACCTGCTGCCGATCGCCCTGCTCGTGCTCCTGCTGCTGTTCTTCATGTCGCAGATGCAGGGCGGCGGTTCCCGGGTGCTCAACTTCGGCAAGTCCAAGGCAAAGATGATCACCAAGGACACGCCGAAGACCACGTTCGCCGACGTGGCCGGGTCCGAGGAGGCCGTCGAGGAGCTGCACGAGATCAAGGACTTCCTCCAGAACCCGGCGAAGTACCAGGCGCTCGGGGCGAAGATCCCCAAGGGCGTCCTGCTCTTCGGCCCCCCCGGCACCGGTAAGACGCTGCTCGCCCGGGCCGTCGCCGGCGAGGCCGGGGTGCCGTTCTACTCCATCTCCGGCTCCGATTTCGTCGAGATGTTCGTCGGTGTCGGCGCGAGCCGGGTCCGCGACCTGTTCGAGCAGGCCAAGGCGAACGCCCCGGCGATCGTCTTCGTCGACGAGATCGACGCCGTCGGCCGGCACCGGGGCGCCGGCATGGGCGGCGGCCACGACGAGCGTGAGCAGACCCTCAACCAGCTCCTCGTCGAGATGGACGGCTTCGACACCAAGGGCGGGGTCATCCTGATCGCCGCCACCAACCGGCCGGACATCCTCGACCCGGCGCTGCTGCGCCCGGGCCGGTTCGACCGGCAGATCCCGGTGGACGCCCCCGACATGGAGGGCCGCAAGGCGATCCTGCGGGTGCACGCCAAGGGCAAGCCGTTCGCCCCCGACGTCGACCTCGACTCGGTGGCCCGGCGTACCCCCGGCTTCAGCGGCGCCGACCTGGCCAACGTGATCAACGAGGCGGCCCTGCTCACCGCCCGTAAGGACGAGCGGGCGATCACCAACGACTCCCTCGAGGAGTCGATCGACCGGGTCGTCGCCGGCCCGCAGCGCCGGACCCGGGTGATGGGCGACCAGGAGAAGAAGATCACCGCGTACCACGAGGGTGGGCACGCGCTGGTCGCCTGGGCGCTGCCGCACGCCGCGCCGGTGCACAAGGTGACCATCCTGTCCCGGGGCCGGTCGCTGGGACACACCCTGGTGCTCCCCACCGAGGACAAGTACACCCAGACCCGGGCCGAGATGATCGACACGCTCGCGTACGCGCTGGGCGGCCGGGCCGCCGAGGAGCTCGTCTTCCACGAGCCGACCACCGGCGCCGGCAACGACATCGAGAAGGCCACCCAGCTCGCCCGCGCGATGATCACGCAGTACGGCATGAGCTCCAAGCTCGGCGCGATCAAGTACGGCACCAGCGGCGACGAGCCGTTCCTCGGCCGCAACATGGGCCACGAACGGGACTACTCCGACTCCGTGGCCGCCGAGATCGACAGCGAGATGCGGGCCCTGATCGAGCTGGCGCACGACGAGGCCTGGGAGATCCTGGTCGAGTACCGGGACGTCCTGGACAACATGGTCCTCGAACTCATCGAGAAGGAGACCCTGTCCACCGCCGACATGGCCCGGATCTGCGCCCGGGTGGTGAAGCGTCCGCCGATGGCCCCCTACAACGGCTTCGGCAAGCGGCAGCCCTCCACCGAGCCGCCGGTGCTCACCCCCGCCGAGAAGGACGCCCTCAAGGCGCAGGCCCAGGCCGACGGCGCGCAGGCGGCGGTCGGCGGCGGTTCCGCCAACCACTCGGACGGCACACACTGA
- the tilS gene encoding tRNA lysidine(34) synthetase TilS — protein sequence MGTLAPAVAAVRIAVRRALTGLAGDGPVLVACSGGADSLALAAATAFVAPRLGRPAGLVTIDHGLQAGSAERAAAVARWAGQAGLAPVEVVRVRVDGPGGPEAAARDARYRALVAAAHRHAAAALLTAHTRDDQAETVLLALARGAGPRGLAGMPSRRDLDRVPLLRPLLDVGREQTRAACLALGLVAWQDPHNVDPSYARARVRADVLPALVRALGPAVLDNLARTARLVAADNAALDELAAVALAAARTPTVGPVSAAGGGPTVGPVGEPAVAAEDEPTAGPAGAPPGGSGGGLAVAALVGLAPALRTRVLHAWARELGASPAALSHRHVAALDALVTDWRGQGAVHLPGGRRVVRRDGRLGAL from the coding sequence GTGGGCACGCTCGCCCCGGCGGTGGCGGCGGTCCGGATCGCCGTCCGTCGGGCGTTGACCGGACTGGCCGGCGACGGGCCGGTCCTCGTCGCCTGCTCGGGCGGGGCCGACTCGCTGGCGTTGGCCGCCGCCACCGCGTTCGTCGCCCCCCGACTGGGCCGGCCGGCCGGGCTGGTCACCATCGACCACGGACTCCAGGCCGGATCCGCCGAGCGGGCCGCCGCGGTGGCCCGCTGGGCCGGGCAGGCGGGCCTCGCGCCGGTCGAGGTGGTACGGGTACGCGTCGACGGGCCCGGCGGTCCCGAGGCGGCGGCCCGGGACGCCCGCTACCGGGCGCTGGTCGCGGCGGCCCACCGGCACGCGGCGGCGGCCCTGCTGACCGCGCACACCCGGGACGACCAGGCCGAGACGGTGCTGCTCGCCCTGGCCCGGGGCGCGGGGCCACGTGGGCTGGCCGGGATGCCGTCGCGTCGGGATCTCGACCGGGTGCCGCTGCTGCGTCCGCTGCTCGACGTCGGCCGGGAGCAGACCCGGGCGGCGTGCCTGGCGCTGGGCCTCGTCGCGTGGCAGGACCCGCACAACGTCGACCCCTCGTACGCCCGGGCCCGGGTCCGGGCCGACGTGCTGCCGGCGCTGGTCCGCGCGCTCGGGCCGGCGGTGCTGGACAATCTCGCCCGGACGGCCCGACTGGTGGCCGCCGACAACGCCGCGCTCGACGAGCTGGCCGCCGTCGCGCTGGCCGCCGCGAGGACGCCGACCGTGGGGCCGGTCTCGGCGGCAGGCGGGGGGCCGACCGTGGGGCCGGTCGGGGAGCCGGCCGTGGCGGCGGAAGACGAGCCGACCGCGGGGCCGGCCGGGGCCCCGCCCGGGGGGTCGGGTGGCGGGTTGGCCGTGGCGGCGCTGGTCGGGCTCGCGCCCGCGCTGCGTACCCGGGTGCTGCATGCCTGGGCCCGGGAGCTGGGCGCGTCGCCGGCGGCGCTGTCGCACCGCCACGTCGCCGCGCTGGACGCGCTGGTGACCGACTGGCGGGGGCAGGGCGCCGTGCACCTGCCCGGCGGGCGGCGCGTCGTCCGCCGGGACGGCCGCCTCGGGGCGCTCTGA
- a CDS encoding zinc-dependent metalloprotease: MAQFVDWDLAAATAGALGKSGPRVSYTEATEVVGELRRLTDEAAGHVAAYTGLRSQVAHPPVRVVDRRDWAATNIAGLREVINPLVDRFSGDKQPGAFTEAIGSRLTGVQAGTVLAYLSGRVLGQYEVFSADPGQLLLVAPNIVEVERKLAADPRDFRLWVCLHEVTHRTQFTAVPWMRAYFLGEVQAFVDASQGGEHLVERLRRGVATLADAVRDPQSRASVLDIVQTPAQRAVLDRLTALMTLLEGHAEFVMDGVGPEVIPSVERIRAGFNRRREAGNPVEKAIRRLLGVDVKMRQYAEGRKFVHGVVERVGMAGFNRIFASPLTLPRLDELGDPDAWVARVHGPAGPLPTAD, encoded by the coding sequence ATGGCGCAGTTCGTGGACTGGGATCTGGCCGCCGCCACCGCGGGGGCCCTGGGCAAGTCGGGGCCCCGGGTCTCGTACACCGAGGCCACCGAGGTGGTCGGTGAGCTGCGACGGCTGACCGACGAGGCGGCGGGGCACGTGGCCGCGTACACCGGGCTGCGCTCGCAGGTCGCGCACCCGCCGGTGCGGGTGGTGGACCGCCGGGACTGGGCGGCCACCAACATCGCCGGCCTGCGCGAGGTGATCAACCCGTTGGTCGACCGGTTCTCCGGCGACAAGCAGCCGGGCGCGTTCACCGAGGCGATCGGCTCCCGGCTGACCGGGGTGCAGGCCGGCACGGTGCTGGCCTACCTCTCCGGCCGGGTGCTCGGCCAGTACGAGGTCTTCTCCGCCGACCCGGGCCAGTTGCTGCTCGTCGCGCCGAACATCGTCGAGGTGGAACGGAAGCTGGCGGCCGACCCACGGGACTTCCGCCTCTGGGTGTGCCTGCACGAGGTGACCCACCGGACGCAGTTCACCGCCGTCCCGTGGATGCGCGCCTACTTCCTCGGCGAGGTGCAGGCGTTCGTGGACGCCTCGCAGGGCGGTGAGCACCTGGTGGAGCGGCTCCGGCGGGGCGTGGCGACGCTCGCCGACGCGGTCCGGGACCCGCAGAGCCGGGCCAGCGTGCTGGACATCGTCCAGACCCCGGCGCAGCGTGCCGTGCTCGACCGGCTGACCGCGCTGATGACCCTGCTGGAGGGGCACGCCGAGTTCGTCATGGACGGCGTCGGGCCGGAGGTCATCCCCAGCGTGGAGCGCATCCGCGCCGGGTTCAACCGCCGCCGGGAGGCGGGCAACCCGGTGGAGAAGGCGATCCGCCGGCTGCTCGGCGTGGACGTCAAGATGCGCCAGTACGCCGAGGGCCGCAAGTTCGTGCACGGCGTGGTCGAACGGGTCGGCATGGCCGGCTTCAACCGGATCTTCGCGTCCCCGCTGACCCTGCCCCGCCTGGACGAGCTGGGCGATCCGGACGCCTGGGTGGCGCGGGTGCACGGCCCGGCCGGGCCGCTGCCGACGGCCGACTGA
- a CDS encoding inorganic diphosphatase: MDFDVTVEIPKGHRNKYEVDHATGRIRLDRTLFTSTQYPADYGFIEGTLGEDGDPLDALVLVPEPTFPGCLIRCRTIGMFRMTDEKGGDDKVLCVPYEDPRQEHLRDIHHLGEFDRLEIQHFFEVYKDLEPGKSVEGATWVGRTEAEAEIRASYRRHQEAEARGESPH, from the coding sequence ATGGATTTCGACGTCACGGTTGAGATCCCCAAGGGTCACCGCAACAAGTACGAGGTGGACCACGCGACCGGCCGGATCAGGCTGGACCGCACGCTCTTCACGTCCACCCAGTATCCGGCCGACTACGGGTTCATCGAGGGCACCCTGGGCGAGGACGGCGACCCGCTGGACGCCCTGGTGCTCGTCCCCGAGCCGACCTTCCCAGGCTGCCTGATCCGGTGCCGCACCATCGGCATGTTCCGGATGACGGACGAGAAGGGCGGCGACGACAAGGTCCTCTGCGTGCCCTACGAGGACCCGCGGCAGGAGCATCTGCGCGACATCCACCACCTGGGCGAGTTCGACCGACTGGAGATCCAGCACTTCTTCGAGGTGTACAAGGACCTGGAGCCCGGCAAGTCGGTCGAGGGCGCGACCTGGGTCGGCCGGACGGAGGCCGAGGCGGAGATCCGGGCGTCGTACCGGCGGCACCAGGAGGCCGAGGCGCGGGGCGAGTCCCCGCACTGA
- a CDS encoding helix-turn-helix domain-containing protein: MLRNVAVIALDPVAAFELGVLCEVFGTDRTADGFPGYRFTVCSVDGAPVRSASGFQVTPHADLAPVEEADLVAVPAYHSSAEVPPRVLDALRRAAARGTRVLSVCSGAFVLGQAGLLDGRECTTHWRHVDELQRRHPLARVRGNSLYVADGPLLTSAGTTAGIDACLHLVRQEHGSAVATRLARRMVMPPHRDGGQAQYVEAPIPQAPEAATLEPVLSWLMGHLDRPLTVDELAARAGMASRTFARRFRAETGTTPHDWLTNQRVLLARRLLEETRLPVETVAEQAGFGDGAALRHHFTRRVGATPAAYRATFRDRALLPG; this comes from the coding sequence ATGCTGCGAAATGTCGCCGTGATCGCCCTCGACCCGGTCGCCGCCTTCGAGCTCGGGGTGCTCTGCGAGGTGTTCGGCACCGACCGGACCGCCGACGGGTTCCCCGGCTACCGGTTCACCGTGTGCTCGGTCGACGGGGCGCCGGTGCGCAGCGCGTCAGGTTTCCAGGTGACCCCGCACGCCGACCTGGCCCCGGTGGAGGAGGCCGACCTGGTGGCCGTGCCGGCGTACCACAGCAGCGCCGAGGTCCCGCCCCGGGTGCTGGACGCGCTCCGCCGGGCCGCCGCGCGCGGGACGCGGGTGTTGAGCGTCTGCTCCGGCGCGTTCGTGCTCGGTCAGGCCGGGCTGCTCGACGGCCGCGAGTGCACCACCCACTGGCGGCACGTCGACGAGCTGCAACGCCGCCACCCCCTCGCCCGGGTCCGCGGCAACTCGCTCTACGTTGCGGACGGCCCGCTGCTCACCAGCGCCGGCACCACCGCCGGCATCGACGCCTGCCTGCACCTGGTCCGGCAGGAGCACGGCTCCGCCGTGGCCACCCGGCTGGCCCGCCGGATGGTGATGCCCCCGCACCGCGACGGCGGGCAGGCGCAGTACGTCGAGGCCCCGATCCCCCAGGCGCCGGAGGCGGCCACCCTGGAGCCGGTGCTGAGCTGGCTGATGGGGCACCTGGACCGCCCGCTGACCGTGGACGAGCTGGCCGCCCGGGCCGGTATGGCGTCGCGTACCTTCGCCCGCCGGTTCCGGGCCGAGACCGGCACCACCCCGCACGACTGGTTGACCAACCAGCGGGTGCTGCTGGCCCGGCGGCTGCTGGAGGAGACCCGGCTCCCGGTGGAGACGGTGGCCGAGCAGGCCGGTTTCGGCGACGGCGCCGCCCTGCGGCACCACTTCACCCGCCGGGTCGGCGCGACCCCGGCCGCCTACCGGGCCACCTTCCGGGACCGGGCCCTCCTCCCCGGCTGA
- a CDS encoding M23 family metallopeptidase, with translation MSGLTGGSVSPRRKVRVGALAAALTAALALLCCTGGAGAFLLTELGGETEQVVNAGALSCGTENSVDVTGDMPRFSRYGDRQLRNAAVIIKVGQDMGLPARAWVIAVATAMQESGLRNLANPTVAGSKDIPNEGVGWDHDSLGLFQQRAGWGTARQRMDPAYAARKFYEKLVKVDNWQQLPLTRAAQKVQISAFPDAYAKHEELASRIVDALAGGAARTVQISGRAVCDAAASGEIAASGWTAPIPGGVGSGFRTAERPRHNGVDIAAPKGTLIRAAASGRVLVSRCDPDNRGRLSCNVDGWPNKGGCGWFVDMLHAGGYVTRYCHMVKQPRVASGQLVKAGDVIGEVGSSGNSSGPHLHFEVHVNEDRTSRGAVNPVPFMKERGAPLKGAA, from the coding sequence ATGAGCGGTCTCACCGGGGGATCCGTGTCTCCCCGCCGCAAGGTCAGGGTCGGTGCGCTGGCAGCGGCGCTCACCGCGGCGCTGGCGCTGCTCTGCTGCACCGGTGGGGCCGGCGCCTTCCTCCTCACCGAACTCGGTGGCGAGACCGAGCAGGTGGTCAACGCGGGCGCGTTGAGCTGCGGCACCGAGAACAGCGTCGACGTGACCGGCGACATGCCACGGTTCAGTCGGTACGGTGACCGGCAGCTACGCAACGCGGCAGTAATCATCAAGGTCGGCCAGGACATGGGTCTACCTGCCCGGGCCTGGGTCATCGCGGTGGCCACCGCGATGCAGGAGTCCGGGTTGCGCAATCTGGCGAACCCGACCGTCGCCGGCTCCAAGGACATTCCCAACGAAGGCGTCGGTTGGGATCACGACTCACTGGGCCTGTTCCAGCAGCGGGCCGGCTGGGGTACGGCACGGCAACGGATGGATCCCGCCTACGCGGCCCGGAAGTTCTACGAGAAACTCGTCAAGGTCGACAACTGGCAGCAACTGCCGCTGACCCGCGCCGCGCAGAAGGTGCAGATCAGCGCCTTTCCCGACGCGTACGCCAAACACGAGGAGCTGGCCAGCCGGATCGTGGACGCGCTGGCCGGCGGAGCCGCCCGGACGGTGCAGATTTCCGGCAGGGCGGTCTGTGACGCCGCGGCCAGTGGGGAGATCGCCGCGTCGGGGTGGACGGCGCCCATCCCCGGCGGTGTCGGGTCCGGTTTCCGGACGGCCGAACGCCCCCGGCATAACGGCGTCGACATCGCGGCCCCCAAGGGCACGCTGATCCGGGCCGCCGCCAGCGGGCGGGTCCTGGTGTCGCGGTGCGACCCGGACAACCGGGGCCGGCTGAGCTGCAACGTCGACGGCTGGCCGAACAAGGGCGGCTGCGGCTGGTTCGTCGACATGCTGCACGCCGGCGGGTACGTCACCCGCTACTGTCACATGGTGAAGCAGCCCCGGGTCGCCTCCGGTCAACTGGTGAAGGCGGGCGACGTCATCGGCGAGGTGGGCAGCAGCGGCAACTCCTCCGGCCCGCACCTGCACTTCGAGGTGCACGTCAACGAAGACCGGACCAGTCGCGGGGCGGTGAACCCGGTGCCGTTCATGAAGGAACGGGGCGCGCCGTTGAAGGGCGCGGCGTGA
- the folE gene encoding GTP cyclohydrolase I FolE: MAASSTEPDGDDGLDYLAARLINGRLSGRPVEETVDLDRIEKAVREILIAVGEDPDRDGLVQTPARVARAYAELFAGLRVDPRQVLNTTFEAHHEELVLVRDIDVMSLCEHHLLPFRGSAHIGYIPGPDGRITGLSKLARLVEVYARRPQVQERLTSQIADLLMERLAPRGVIVVLECEHMCMAMRGIQKSGAQTITSAVRGTLQRDAKSRAEAMALILPR, from the coding sequence CTGGCCGCCTCCTCCACGGAACCCGACGGTGACGACGGACTGGACTACCTCGCCGCTCGCCTGATCAACGGCAGGCTCAGCGGTCGCCCGGTGGAGGAGACCGTCGACCTCGACCGGATCGAGAAGGCCGTACGCGAGATCCTGATCGCGGTCGGCGAGGACCCGGACCGCGACGGCCTCGTACAGACCCCGGCCCGGGTGGCCCGGGCGTACGCGGAGCTCTTCGCCGGCCTACGGGTCGACCCCAGGCAGGTGCTCAACACCACCTTCGAGGCCCACCACGAGGAGCTGGTGCTGGTCCGGGACATCGACGTGATGAGCCTGTGCGAGCACCACCTGCTCCCCTTCCGGGGCAGCGCCCACATCGGCTACATCCCCGGCCCGGACGGACGGATCACCGGCCTGTCCAAGCTCGCCCGCCTGGTCGAGGTCTACGCCCGTCGCCCCCAGGTGCAGGAACGGCTCACCTCCCAGATCGCCGACCTGCTGATGGAGCGCCTCGCGCCCCGGGGCGTGATCGTGGTGCTGGAGTGCGAGCACATGTGCATGGCCATGCGGGGCATCCAGAAGTCCGGCGCGCAGACCATCACCTCGGCCGTCCGGGGCACCCTGCAACGGGACGCCAAATCCCGGGCCGAAGCGATGGCCCTGATCCTGCCACGCTGA
- the hpt gene encoding hypoxanthine phosphoribosyltransferase, which yields MADGSWYDADIDHVIISEAQIREKTAELAKQVSADYVEIEDGLLLVCVLKGAVMFMADFARALGRHGPPAELDFMAISSYGQGTTSSGVVRILKDLDRDIAGRHVVVVEDIVDSGLTLSWLLRYLESRSAASVEVVALFRKPDAVKVEVPVKYVGFDIPTEFVVGYGLDFAERYRELPYVGVLKPQVYGRS from the coding sequence ATGGCTGACGGCTCCTGGTACGACGCCGACATCGACCACGTGATCATTTCGGAGGCACAGATCCGCGAAAAGACCGCGGAGCTGGCCAAACAGGTCTCGGCGGACTACGTCGAGATCGAGGACGGGCTGCTGCTGGTCTGCGTGCTCAAGGGCGCGGTCATGTTCATGGCCGACTTCGCCCGGGCCCTCGGCCGACACGGGCCCCCCGCCGAGCTGGACTTCATGGCCATCTCCTCGTACGGCCAGGGCACCACCTCCTCCGGCGTGGTGCGGATCCTCAAGGACCTCGACCGGGACATCGCCGGTCGGCACGTGGTGGTGGTCGAGGACATCGTCGACTCCGGGCTGACCCTCTCCTGGCTGCTGCGTTACCTGGAGTCCCGCTCGGCGGCGAGCGTCGAGGTGGTGGCCCTGTTCCGCAAGCCCGACGCGGTCAAGGTCGAGGTGCCGGTGAAGTACGTCGGCTTCGACATCCCGACCGAGTTCGTCGTCGGGTACGGCCTCGACTTCGCCGAGCGCTACCGCGAGCTGCCCTACGTCGGCGTGCTCAAGCCGCAGGTCTACGGCCGCTCCTGA